One window from the genome of Pseudalkalibacillus hwajinpoensis encodes:
- a CDS encoding ankyrin repeat domain-containing protein — MKRKLLWMIMPMLIVVAACSELNRDKTTSESHKEASAENQGTDTDVLTEEDQLWELLYQNGSDETTLKEMEDLFHEGVSPDTVNNDGVSPITYAVMEGDSKLVEFLLLNGVEVHDHEESDHDGDAEVNHEKNENLLEVAVEQGNNEIVDLLLKMGAHFEIGNEKMLVKAVKEENIELIKILLHNGYNPNLEIEVEGEHDTLLTYSIAQGNEETSALLLDSGANPNFTVEKNDESALVTAVTKEKSTELVSLLLGRGGDANARYEGDPLLFEAIKQDNPSLVEAFLVAGALPSSIEESEEAFALAEESDHTAIAELLQQYGW, encoded by the coding sequence ATGAAGCGAAAGTTACTTTGGATGATCATGCCTATGTTGATCGTGGTAGCGGCATGTTCTGAATTAAATCGAGATAAAACGACGTCTGAATCACATAAAGAAGCTAGTGCAGAAAATCAAGGAACAGACACCGACGTTCTTACAGAAGAAGACCAATTGTGGGAACTCCTCTATCAGAATGGTTCAGATGAAACGACATTAAAGGAGATGGAGGATCTTTTTCATGAGGGCGTTTCGCCAGATACAGTAAACAATGATGGCGTATCACCAATCACTTATGCGGTCATGGAAGGAGATAGCAAGCTTGTTGAGTTCCTACTTCTGAATGGGGTAGAGGTACATGATCATGAAGAATCGGATCACGATGGGGATGCTGAAGTAAATCATGAGAAAAATGAGAACCTTCTAGAAGTAGCAGTCGAACAAGGAAATAACGAAATTGTTGACTTGCTATTAAAAATGGGTGCTCATTTTGAAATCGGAAATGAGAAAATGTTAGTCAAAGCTGTAAAGGAAGAAAACATCGAGCTCATCAAAATTTTATTACACAATGGTTATAATCCGAACCTAGAAATAGAAGTGGAAGGCGAGCATGATACTTTATTAACTTATTCCATCGCACAAGGAAATGAAGAAACAAGTGCATTACTCCTTGATTCTGGAGCAAATCCAAACTTTACGGTAGAAAAAAACGATGAAAGTGCGCTAGTTACGGCAGTCACCAAAGAAAAGTCTACCGAACTTGTTTCTTTGCTACTAGGTAGAGGTGGGGATGCGAATGCTCGTTATGAAGGAGATCCATTGCTATTTGAAGCAATCAAACAAGACAATCCTTCCCTTGTTGAAGCTTTCCTCGTAGCGGGAGCCCTTCCTTCTTCTATTGAGGAAAGTGAAGAGGCATTTGCGTTAGCGGAAGAGAGCGATCATACTGCGATTGCAGAGCTCCTTCAGCAATATGGCTGGTAA
- a CDS encoding LacI family DNA-binding transcriptional regulator, producing the protein MATIKDVAKRAGVAVSTASYALNNIKKVSPATVKKVQDAARELNYQKNGFASDLKRTKTNTIALILKDLSGPYYSELIKGVQEVTMTNGFDLIACSSIGGAQSTAVKFLTEKRVDGAIILAHNITDEIISEAAREGFPLVVLDRTLNNDHVIQVEVDNIQGGYLATEQLIQNGHKDIAYISGPYDSHDNKMRFKGYEQALKEHELRFQTRWKISGDFTREGGYRATKMLIAQGNLPTAVFYGNDEMAIGGIQAFNEKKISVPDDISIIGFDDIQLSEYVSPPLTTIKQPKYEAGALAVHLIFQQLSLEKVDRYYKLPTELVERKSVARKD; encoded by the coding sequence ATGGCAACGATAAAGGACGTAGCAAAACGCGCAGGTGTAGCCGTCTCAACGGCCTCCTACGCATTGAATAACATAAAAAAAGTTAGTCCTGCAACGGTGAAAAAAGTGCAAGACGCCGCCAGAGAACTAAACTATCAAAAAAACGGCTTTGCTTCTGACCTAAAGCGAACAAAAACAAATACGATTGCATTGATTCTAAAGGATCTTTCAGGACCTTATTACTCTGAGCTGATTAAGGGCGTTCAAGAAGTAACCATGACAAATGGTTTTGACTTGATCGCCTGTAGCTCGATAGGTGGCGCTCAATCCACTGCGGTAAAATTTCTAACGGAAAAGCGCGTTGATGGGGCAATTATTTTAGCTCACAACATAACTGATGAAATCATCAGTGAAGCAGCTCGTGAAGGCTTTCCTCTGGTCGTACTTGATCGAACATTAAACAATGATCACGTTATTCAAGTAGAGGTCGATAACATTCAGGGTGGTTATCTCGCAACGGAACAGTTAATTCAGAATGGTCATAAGGATATCGCTTATATTAGCGGCCCATATGATTCTCATGACAATAAAATGCGCTTCAAAGGATATGAACAAGCATTAAAGGAACACGAGCTTCGTTTTCAAACGAGATGGAAAATCTCAGGTGACTTCACTAGAGAAGGTGGCTATCGTGCAACAAAAATGCTAATTGCTCAAGGCAACCTACCGACAGCTGTTTTCTACGGAAATGATGAAATGGCGATCGGAGGCATTCAGGCATTTAACGAAAAGAAAATCTCTGTCCCAGATGATATTTCCATCATTGGCTTTGATGACATCCAGCTATCGGAATATGTCTCACCACCACTAACAACGATTAAACAACCCAAATATGAGGCCGGCGCTCTTGCCGTTCACCTTATCTTCCAGCAGCTTTCACTCGAGAAAGTGGATCGCTATTATAAACTTCCTACAGAACTAGTTGAAAGAAAGTCTGTTGCTAGGAAGGATTAA
- a CDS encoding glycerophosphodiester phosphodiesterase has translation MKMKRRIKIAALSMSIFLFASMLPTGAASAVEKDKSPGMNSNKLLNVAHRGASGHAPEHTLASYKLGDEMKGDYIEIDLQMTKDGKLIAMHDESVDRTTNGTGLVKDYTLEQLKELDAGSWFNEKYPEKANPAYEGLQVPTLEQVLQTFGKDARYYIETKSPEVYPGMEEELLRILNKYNLTGVNERSSKVLIQSFSQESLLKMHNLNPNLPLIQLISYKEPATISEGELQELTEYAVGVGMSASKIDETYVQKVRSAGLLIHPYTVNEKDQMTRLLDWGVTGIFTNYPDRLSDVLHSK, from the coding sequence ATGAAGATGAAGCGGAGAATTAAAATTGCAGCATTATCAATGAGCATTTTCTTATTTGCAAGTATGCTCCCGACTGGAGCTGCCTCAGCAGTTGAAAAGGACAAGTCTCCAGGCATGAACTCTAACAAACTATTAAACGTAGCTCACAGAGGTGCTTCTGGACATGCTCCTGAACACACACTTGCATCCTATAAACTTGGGGATGAAATGAAAGGCGATTACATTGAAATCGACCTTCAGATGACGAAGGATGGTAAACTCATTGCCATGCATGATGAATCAGTTGATCGGACCACAAACGGGACAGGCCTTGTAAAAGACTATACACTTGAGCAGCTAAAAGAGTTAGATGCAGGTAGCTGGTTTAATGAAAAATATCCTGAGAAAGCTAATCCTGCTTACGAAGGGCTTCAAGTGCCTACTCTTGAACAAGTACTCCAAACATTCGGGAAGGATGCTCGCTATTATATTGAGACAAAATCTCCCGAGGTATATCCTGGTATGGAAGAAGAGCTCCTTCGCATTCTTAACAAGTACAATTTAACAGGTGTTAATGAACGATCTAGTAAAGTGCTTATTCAATCTTTTAGTCAGGAAAGTCTATTGAAAATGCATAACCTCAATCCTAATTTACCGCTTATTCAGCTCATCTCATATAAAGAGCCAGCAACAATTTCTGAGGGAGAACTTCAAGAACTAACTGAGTATGCAGTCGGCGTCGGAATGTCTGCTTCAAAAATTGACGAAACGTACGTACAAAAAGTAAGAAGCGCTGGTTTACTCATTCATCCTTATACAGTGAATGAGAAAGACCAAATGACGCGCTTATTAGACTGGGGCGTAACGGGGATATTTACGAACTACCCTGATCGTTTGAGTGATGTACTTCATAGTAAATAA
- a CDS encoding REP-associated tyrosine transposase, producing the protein MLQESIKSTCNNTNDMVRKPRVWLPNHFYHIVSRGNRKELLFYDNRDYRTFLSILDQVFETHPFELASYCLMNNHYHLQLRSKEHSISKIMSLINKRYATYFNGRYELTGHVFEKRYFDEPLNSSSNMLEVSRYIHLNPVKANLVSDPEDYPWSSYHYYRLRNKPNKPYLYLLPLIEGYPGTIHQKKKQYCKFVMARRDVIVQSLLSQKEGLS; encoded by the coding sequence TTGTTACAGGAATCTATTAAATCCACATGCAACAACACTAATGATATGGTGAGAAAACCACGAGTTTGGCTACCGAATCATTTCTATCACATCGTGAGTCGAGGAAATCGTAAAGAACTTTTGTTCTACGATAACAGAGATTATCGAACGTTTTTGTCTATCCTCGATCAAGTCTTCGAAACACACCCGTTTGAGTTAGCTTCTTATTGTTTAATGAACAACCACTATCATCTTCAACTTCGCTCCAAAGAACATTCCATTTCAAAGATCATGTCACTCATTAACAAACGATACGCGACTTATTTCAATGGAAGATATGAGTTAACTGGCCACGTTTTTGAAAAACGCTATTTTGATGAACCGTTAAATAGCTCATCAAACATGCTTGAAGTTAGCCGTTATATTCATTTGAATCCCGTAAAAGCAAACCTTGTCTCAGACCCAGAAGATTATCCATGGTCGAGCTATCACTACTACCGTTTACGTAATAAACCTAATAAACCCTACCTTTATTTACTTCCGTTAATTGAAGGCTATCCTGGGACTATCCATCAAAAGAAAAAGCAGTACTGTAAGTTCGTGATGGCACGAAGAGATGTTATTGTGCAATCCCTTTTATCACAGAAGGAAGGTTTAAGCTAA
- a CDS encoding polysaccharide deacetylase family protein: protein MKKIYLFSFVLLAIIGSLVGFGWGDMGTIDLDQVTLSTNESSSTAEASHQEDHEEEKINEQELRIQKLEEAAERGAAPHIPVLTYHNIISKENLKERHYGDDGNLSSTIVLLEDFKQQMNVLHENGFFTLTLEEFEKYITSEIPVPEKSVLLTFDDGHKNNYIEAYPVLKKYDFHAVEFLITNRNKDKTVPYNTDTNQYLSHQEIEAASDVFEYASHTNSFHNLDNGTPYLISKSLPEIQEDVETSIELIGDTNALAYPYGAYDEQTMEAMDVAGIDFAFTVQAGYVQPGDDTLQIHRNSVRPYNTIEDFKNVMEIN from the coding sequence ATGAAAAAAATTTACTTATTTAGCTTTGTTTTACTAGCTATAATCGGGAGTTTAGTAGGGTTTGGATGGGGCGACATGGGCACTATTGATCTAGATCAAGTTACATTATCTACTAATGAAAGCAGTTCTACAGCTGAAGCTTCTCATCAAGAAGATCATGAAGAAGAAAAAATTAATGAGCAAGAACTTAGAATTCAAAAACTAGAAGAAGCTGCTGAAAGAGGAGCTGCTCCTCATATACCTGTGTTAACCTATCATAATATAATCTCAAAAGAAAATTTGAAAGAGAGACACTATGGCGATGATGGTAATCTATCAAGCACCATTGTTTTACTTGAAGACTTTAAGCAACAAATGAATGTTTTGCATGAAAATGGTTTTTTTACGTTAACGCTTGAGGAATTCGAAAAATATATAACTAGCGAAATACCTGTCCCTGAAAAAAGTGTTTTACTTACGTTTGACGATGGTCATAAGAATAATTACATAGAAGCTTATCCGGTATTGAAGAAATATGATTTTCACGCTGTTGAATTTTTGATTACGAATCGAAATAAAGACAAAACCGTTCCATATAATACTGATACAAATCAATATCTCAGTCATCAAGAAATTGAAGCAGCAAGCGACGTCTTCGAATATGCAAGCCATACCAACAGTTTTCACAATTTGGATAACGGCACACCTTATCTAATCTCAAAATCTCTTCCTGAAATTCAAGAAGATGTAGAAACAAGCATTGAATTAATTGGTGATACAAACGCACTTGCTTATCCTTATGGGGCTTACGATGAACAGACGATGGAAGCAATGGATGTTGCTGGAATCGACTTTGCTTTTACTGTACAAGCTGGCTACGTTCAGCCCGGAGATGACACGCTACAGATTCACCGAAATTCCGTGAGACCTTATAATACAATTGAAGACTTTAAGAATGTGATGGAAATCAACTAA
- a CDS encoding carbohydrate ABC transporter permease: MESRSFLQKIEKPFVTLLLIVGGVVVSIPFLWMLSSSFKQESDVLNIPPQLIPSNPTLDNYINLFQSLNFGLYLKNTLIIVLFSFLGLLLNAMAGYGFAKFNFKGKEKIFYIVLATMMIPAQVTMIPVYLLLNEIGLTNTMTGIILPGLAVAFSIFLFRQFMTTIPTDLIEAARLDGAGEFYIFFKLIIPIAKPIFAVQGILTFIGAWNSFLWPLIIANDERLYTLSVGLSLLKGQYANNYALQMAGAAIMVVPIVVIFSFFQKYIVEGFTMSGLK, from the coding sequence ATGGAATCAAGATCCTTTTTACAAAAAATCGAAAAGCCTTTTGTGACGTTACTCCTCATCGTAGGAGGCGTGGTTGTCTCCATCCCTTTTCTTTGGATGCTTTCAAGCTCGTTCAAGCAAGAAAGTGACGTCTTAAACATACCGCCACAGCTCATTCCAAGTAATCCAACGTTAGACAACTATATAAACCTTTTTCAAAGCTTAAACTTTGGGCTTTATTTGAAAAATACGCTGATTATCGTACTCTTCTCTTTCCTTGGTCTTCTATTAAACGCAATGGCCGGGTATGGATTTGCGAAATTTAATTTTAAAGGAAAAGAAAAGATCTTTTACATCGTTCTTGCTACAATGATGATCCCAGCCCAAGTAACGATGATCCCTGTTTACCTTCTATTAAATGAAATAGGGCTAACAAACACTATGACCGGAATTATTCTCCCAGGCCTCGCCGTCGCCTTTAGTATTTTTCTCTTCAGGCAATTCATGACGACGATTCCGACGGATTTAATTGAAGCAGCCCGCCTTGATGGCGCTGGTGAGTTCTATATTTTCTTTAAACTTATCATTCCTATCGCAAAACCAATCTTTGCTGTGCAGGGAATCTTAACATTCATTGGCGCTTGGAACAGCTTCTTATGGCCGTTGATTATCGCAAATGATGAAAGACTATATACGCTTTCTGTTGGGCTGTCACTACTGAAGGGACAATATGCAAATAACTACGCCCTCCAAATGGCAGGAGCTGCTATTATGGTCGTTCCGATCGTCGTCATCTTCTCTTTCTTTCAGAAATACATTGTGGAAGGATTTACAATGTCAGGTCTTAAATAA
- a CDS encoding carbohydrate ABC transporter permease — MRSILRNAFQARHGLMFIAPAVLILIVFSIVPILIAFFISFTDLNLKGLADWSNISFIGFENYVDLFSDDLFHKSVFNTIFYVLIGVPLVIFFSLGIALLLNYGTSKLFTFFRAVYYMPSITNIIAIAVVWGYLYNTEYGLFNYILSLLSVDSIPWLTEPTIAKLSLIILAVWKGIGINMIIFLAALQGIPKSYYEAAQIDGANRIQVLFNVTIPLLRYATFFVTVTTLIGWMQFFEEPFVMTDGGPLDGTISMALFIYKNGFQFSEFGYAAAGSFVLFIFIIIVTLVQFKVRKSDTEY; from the coding sequence ATGCGCAGTATACTAAGAAATGCCTTTCAAGCAAGACATGGACTAATGTTCATCGCCCCTGCAGTTCTCATATTAATTGTCTTCAGTATTGTTCCGATTCTCATCGCATTTTTTATCAGCTTCACGGATCTGAACCTTAAAGGGCTTGCTGACTGGTCAAATATTAGCTTTATTGGATTCGAAAACTACGTGGATCTTTTCTCAGACGATCTGTTTCATAAATCTGTTTTTAACACGATTTTCTATGTGTTAATTGGGGTACCACTCGTCATTTTCTTCTCTCTCGGTATCGCCCTTCTATTAAACTACGGAACATCAAAACTGTTTACGTTCTTTCGGGCAGTCTATTACATGCCATCCATTACTAATATTATTGCGATCGCAGTCGTATGGGGCTACCTCTACAATACCGAGTACGGGCTCTTTAACTATATCCTTTCGTTGCTCTCTGTCGATTCAATTCCATGGTTAACAGAACCTACGATTGCAAAACTATCACTTATTATTCTTGCCGTCTGGAAAGGAATCGGGATTAACATGATCATCTTTCTTGCCGCTCTTCAAGGCATACCAAAATCTTATTATGAAGCGGCACAAATTGACGGCGCCAATCGGATTCAGGTGTTATTCAATGTCACCATTCCTTTACTGCGATACGCCACATTCTTTGTGACCGTAACAACACTAATAGGTTGGATGCAATTTTTCGAAGAGCCGTTCGTCATGACCGATGGTGGCCCGCTAGATGGAACCATATCAATGGCGCTCTTTATTTACAAAAACGGCTTCCAGTTCAGCGAATTTGGCTATGCAGCAGCTGGCTCATTTGTTCTTTTTATTTTCATTATCATTGTCACGCTTGTTCAATTTAAGGTACGAAAATCGGATACAGAATATTAA
- a CDS encoding sugar ABC transporter substrate-binding protein, with protein sequence MKKKTAALLATFLLTISMVLGACSNDDSSSSDGKKEITVWAMGEEGKKLSDLSDKFEEENPDIKVKVQAIPWENAHDKLLTAVASQKGPDIVQLGTTWVPEFADAGALLDLSPYLEDYPEFKPENYFEGAADSMTFDDQVIGVPWYVETRVLYYRTDLLKEAGFEEPPATWDELKDAATKLSDRGDDYYGLDIDMNDQITPFIFAWQNGYEMDVENKDLNFDSPEFREAMKYYNSYFKEGLSQTAEGVDIVQAFKDDKKPMFFSGPWMINILNDQAPDLEGKWDVAVMPEKETNTSSIGGSNFSIFHNSENVDEALKYLSYMNDVDTQLEWLDVSNTLPSRVEAWEDPALSDNEMYATLGEQLENTEGAPQMKEFEAMAQELLASIERINVGGANVDKELDEFSKKANEMLED encoded by the coding sequence ATGAAGAAGAAAACCGCAGCACTATTGGCTACGTTCTTACTTACAATTTCAATGGTTCTTGGAGCTTGTTCAAACGATGACAGTAGTTCAAGTGATGGCAAAAAGGAAATTACGGTATGGGCAATGGGTGAAGAAGGAAAAAAACTTAGTGATCTCAGTGATAAATTCGAGGAAGAAAATCCCGACATAAAAGTAAAGGTTCAGGCCATCCCCTGGGAAAACGCCCATGATAAGCTGCTAACAGCTGTCGCTTCCCAAAAAGGACCAGACATTGTTCAATTAGGAACAACCTGGGTACCTGAATTCGCAGATGCCGGTGCTTTACTTGATCTTTCTCCTTATCTTGAAGACTACCCTGAATTTAAGCCAGAAAATTATTTCGAGGGTGCTGCTGATTCCATGACATTCGATGATCAAGTCATTGGCGTTCCTTGGTACGTTGAAACACGCGTCCTCTATTATCGTACAGATTTATTGAAAGAAGCTGGTTTTGAAGAACCTCCTGCAACGTGGGATGAACTGAAAGACGCAGCAACAAAGCTTTCCGATCGTGGAGACGACTACTATGGACTTGATATTGATATGAACGATCAAATCACCCCATTTATTTTTGCATGGCAAAATGGATACGAGATGGACGTTGAGAACAAAGATCTAAACTTCGACAGTCCAGAATTCCGCGAAGCAATGAAGTACTATAACAGCTACTTTAAAGAAGGACTCAGTCAAACAGCTGAAGGCGTTGATATTGTTCAGGCCTTCAAAGATGACAAGAAACCAATGTTTTTCAGCGGGCCATGGATGATTAACATTTTGAACGACCAGGCTCCAGATCTTGAAGGCAAATGGGATGTAGCCGTTATGCCTGAGAAGGAAACAAATACATCGAGTATCGGAGGATCGAACTTCTCTATCTTCCATAACTCTGAAAACGTGGACGAAGCGCTAAAATATCTTTCCTATATGAACGATGTGGATACACAATTGGAATGGCTTGATGTTTCGAACACTCTTCCATCTCGAGTGGAAGCTTGGGAAGACCCTGCTTTAAGCGATAACGAAATGTACGCCACGCTAGGTGAGCAGCTTGAGAATACAGAAGGTGCTCCACAAATGAAGGAATTTGAAGCAATGGCTCAGGAACTACTAGCCTCAATTGAACGAATTAATGTTGGCGGTGCTAATGTAGATAAAGAGCTTGATGAATTTAGCAAAAAAGCAAATGAAATGCTAGAAGACTAA